The Kosakonia sacchari SP1 genome includes a window with the following:
- a CDS encoding fatty acid desaturase, with the protein MAKSSAVYLDEQQRAAVRRLSRSWLWRSELPTWLVIATVYGGWLGTLAHWKMLGLLPATALLILFTTWYLSVQHELIHGHPTRWAWFNQLLGLMPLAVWYPYGIYSDSHLAHHRTHLLTLPEDDPESYYFSTQHWHRLTRWQRKLIQLRNTFAGRLLLAPALDIVHLLAGMVAAFRVRQGKTMLMWLVHGALLVVTFAWISHCEFSVIWFVLAVSYPALAITKVRSFLEHRAADDPLARSVINEAAWPWRLLFLNLNYHSVHHDLPAVPWYGLRTVYLRDKAAYQQRNSGFLVRGYSEWLRQFFFTPVEVNAHPASKVRSE; encoded by the coding sequence ATGGCGAAAAGCAGCGCGGTCTATTTAGATGAACAACAGCGAGCCGCTGTCCGGCGGTTATCGCGCAGCTGGCTGTGGCGCAGCGAGCTGCCTACCTGGCTGGTGATTGCTACCGTGTATGGCGGTTGGTTAGGCACGCTCGCGCACTGGAAAATGCTCGGCCTGTTGCCGGCAACCGCGCTTCTTATCCTCTTCACCACCTGGTATTTGTCGGTACAGCATGAGCTGATCCACGGGCATCCCACGCGCTGGGCCTGGTTTAACCAACTGCTGGGGTTAATGCCGCTGGCGGTATGGTATCCGTACGGAATTTATAGCGATTCGCACCTGGCTCACCACCGTACGCACTTACTGACGCTGCCGGAAGATGATCCGGAATCCTACTATTTTTCCACTCAACACTGGCATCGCCTGACACGCTGGCAGCGAAAACTGATCCAGTTGCGTAATACCTTTGCGGGTCGTTTACTGCTGGCTCCGGCGCTGGATATTGTGCACTTACTGGCGGGAATGGTGGCGGCATTTCGCGTGCGGCAAGGCAAAACCATGCTGATGTGGCTGGTACACGGTGCGCTGTTGGTCGTGACTTTTGCCTGGATAAGCCATTGTGAATTTTCCGTTATCTGGTTTGTGCTGGCGGTGAGTTATCCGGCGCTGGCTATCACGAAAGTGCGTTCTTTTCTCGAACACCGCGCCGCAGACGATCCGCTAGCGCGTTCGGTGATCAACGAAGCCGCGTGGCCGTGGCGTCTGCTGTTTCTTAACCTCAACTATCATTCTGTGCATCACGATCTGCCCGCTGTACCGTGGTACGGGTTGCGAACGGTTTACCTGCGAGACAAAGCGGCGTACCAGCAACGCAATAGCGGGTTTCTGGTGCGCGGCTATAGTGAATGGTTACGGCAGTTTTTCTTTACTCCGGTAGAGGTCAATGCACACCCCGCAAGCAAAGTACGCAGTGAATAA
- a CDS encoding nuclear transport factor 2-like protein, which produces MHTSALLVSQQLIDKHFVIWNGAHPEQQIATFSDVYTDDFFVADYADVATGFQNVAALIARVQGEHPGFSFTPEPVTWNHGLGRVTWGYGPQENPNLIRGEDIFTVRDGRLASLWVFINTP; this is translated from the coding sequence ATGCACACTTCCGCGCTTTTGGTCTCTCAGCAACTGATCGACAAACATTTTGTTATCTGGAATGGCGCACACCCTGAACAACAGATCGCTACCTTTTCTGATGTCTATACCGATGATTTTTTCGTTGCGGATTACGCCGATGTGGCCACTGGCTTTCAGAACGTCGCGGCACTGATTGCTCGCGTACAAGGTGAACATCCGGGGTTTTCCTTCACCCCCGAGCCGGTGACGTGGAACCACGGTTTAGGGCGTGTCACGTGGGGTTATGGCCCGCAGGAGAACCCGAATCTGATTCGCGGTGAGGATATTTTCACCGTGCGCGACGGTCGCCTTGCCAGCCTGTGGGTATTTATTAACACGCCGTAA
- a CDS encoding putative quinol monooxygenase: MNTPANLRFSSADHNKLPATGIVVSAYYRVHPEDRKTFIDAVVPEMAAARKLPGCIYYAFAQDLADANAFHLVEGWKDEAAYQRHENATTFLQALATVVKNVRILNRQGVRYDVALQHVDDPRGKVAELPPH; encoded by the coding sequence ATGAACACACCTGCAAACCTGCGTTTTTCCAGCGCCGACCATAACAAACTGCCTGCTACAGGTATCGTTGTTAGCGCTTACTATCGCGTCCATCCTGAGGACAGGAAAACCTTTATTGATGCTGTGGTGCCGGAAATGGCGGCGGCGCGCAAACTGCCGGGCTGTATCTATTATGCTTTCGCGCAGGATTTGGCTGATGCCAACGCCTTTCACCTGGTTGAAGGCTGGAAAGATGAAGCCGCCTACCAGCGACATGAAAACGCGACAACCTTTCTGCAGGCCCTGGCGACGGTAGTTAAAAATGTGCGCATCCTTAACCGCCAGGGTGTTCGCTACGATGTTGCCCTGCAACATGTGGATGATCCGCGCGGCAAAGTAGCTGAGTTGCCGCCGCATTAA
- a CDS encoding SDR family NAD(P)-dependent oxidoreductase, with protein sequence MSTQLNGKIALVTGGTSGIGLATAQELAEQGARVFITGRRQAELDAAVERIGSSATGIRADASVMADLDAVFAQIAKSAGRLDILFANAGGGDMLPLGAITEEHFDRIFATNVRGVLFTVQKALPLLVNNASIILTGSTTSVKGTASFSVYSASKAAVRNFARSWALDLQGRGIRVNVVSPGPIRTPGLGELVPDEHRQGLFDALAAQVPLGRLGEPQEIGKVVAFLASDAASFINGAELFVDGGMAQI encoded by the coding sequence ATGAGCACACAACTGAATGGCAAAATCGCACTGGTGACTGGCGGGACAAGCGGCATTGGTCTGGCAACCGCACAAGAGCTGGCAGAGCAGGGGGCGCGCGTCTTTATTACCGGTCGTCGCCAGGCCGAACTGGACGCGGCGGTTGAACGTATTGGTTCCAGCGCCACGGGCATTCGCGCCGATGCCTCGGTGATGGCGGATCTTGATGCCGTCTTTGCCCAGATTGCGAAAAGCGCCGGGCGGCTCGACATTCTGTTTGCCAATGCCGGTGGCGGCGACATGCTGCCGCTGGGGGCGATTACCGAAGAACATTTTGACCGCATTTTCGCCACCAACGTGCGCGGCGTGCTGTTTACCGTGCAAAAAGCGCTTCCGCTGCTGGTGAACAACGCATCTATTATTCTCACTGGTTCTACAACATCGGTGAAAGGCACCGCCAGTTTCAGCGTTTACAGCGCCAGTAAAGCGGCGGTGCGTAACTTTGCCCGTTCATGGGCGCTCGATCTGCAAGGGCGCGGTATCCGCGTTAACGTGGTTAGCCCAGGCCCAATCCGCACGCCGGGTTTAGGTGAACTGGTGCCGGATGAGCATCGCCAGGGCTTGTTTGACGCGCTGGCCGCCCAGGTTCCGTTGGGGCGTTTAGGTGAACCGCAGGAGATTGGCAAAGTGGTCGCGTTTCTCGCTTCTGATGCTGCCAGCTTTATCAATGGCGCTGAGCTGTTCGTCGATGGCGGCATGGCGCAAATCTAA